From the genome of Persephonella atlantica:
TAACTACTTCTCAAGAAAGCTATACAAAAAAGGTATTTCTCCAGACAGATATTTAGAAATGGCAGAGAGAATAGGTGCATATCAAGTAAAAACAAAAGAGGATTATCTGTTCTAAGGGGGCTTGAGAAGCTCCCACTTTTTACATAGATTTAAAAGAAAAACGGAGGTGAATAAATTTTTGCCAAAAAATGTGTATCTCCTATCAAACCAGCAAACCCTATACAGAAGGCTAAAAGAATACTTCCCTGAAATAAAAATTTTAGAAGAGCCAAAATCTGTAGAAAACATAAAATCTGGTTTAGTATTTGTAAACATAAAAGAGTTTGGAATAGTTCCCGTCCCTGTAAAGAAAGGACTGTTTCCTATAGCAATAATAGACAGAAGTCTTTCACGGACCAATCTGGCAGCATTTATAATGCGGGTAATGAGCAAAAACTACTTTGAGTATGTGGAATATCCATTTACAAAAAACGATATAGAACGGATAAAAGGAAAAGTTTCCACAAAAGAAGAAGACGAGAAAAAGGTTTTTTACTTTCAAAAATCAACAGCATCAGAGGGAATTATATGCCAGTATCTATGCTCCATAATAGGCTCATCTCCCCAGCTAAAAGAAATATGTAAACTTGCAGGTGAGGTTGCACCGACAGATATACCAGTATTAATCACAGGAGAAACAGGAACGGGAAAAGAATTGCTTGCAAGGGGAATTTGGAAACTGAGCAAAAGGGCTGATAAACCATTTGTTGCAATAAACTGTGCAGCTATTCCAGAAAATCTGATAGAAGCAGAGCTTTTTGGTTATGAGAAGGGGGCATTTACAGGGGCAGAAAAAAGTAAACCGGGAAAGTTTGAAATAGCAGATGGAGGAACAATATTTTTAGATGAGATAGGAGAGCTCCCTATAGAAGCCCAGTCTAAATTACTGAGAGTTCTTCAGGAAGGGACATTTTATCGTCTTGGAGGTAGTAAAGAGATAAAGGTTGATGTCAGAATAATGGCAGCCACAAACAGAGATTTAGAGAGGATGATACAGGAAGGAAAGTTTAGAGAGGATTTATACTACAGACTGAACTTTATACATATACACCTGCCACCTTTGAGGGAGAGAAAAGAAGACATTCCATACATTGTTGAATGTATCGTAAACAGATACAACCAGAAACTGAGCAAACATATTGTTGGTGCATCAAATGAATATATGGAAAAACTTCAGCAGATGCAGTGGGAAGGCAATATAAGGGAATTAGAAAACGTTGTGGTACGCTCAATGATACTGTGCAGAGATAACATACTCAGTCTTACAGACCTGTCATTTATGCAAATAAAGAAGAAACAGACATATTACACAGACGAAGAGATAGAAAAAATAATACACAAAAAAACCTTGGAAGCCATAAATCAGGGGAAACTTCCCCAGTTCCAGGAATTTTTAGAAAAGTCTGTAATAAAGTCAGTCCTTGAACACACAAAACACAATCAGGTCAAAGCATCACAGCTCCTTGGGATAAATAGAGCAACACTGAGAAAAAAAATAAAAAAGTTCAACATATAATCCCTTGTAAAAAAAATTTTTTGGGATAAAATAAGGCTAAAAAAACTAATTCTTGATGGGCAATGATAATAGGAAGTATACTTTTTGAATGTTATATTCCCCATTCAAACTCTTTAAAAGAAAAAAGAATGGTCGTAAGGTCAATGAAAGAAAAGCTGAAATCAAAATTTAATGTTTCTGTCTCTGAAGTAGGGAATCAGGATTTGTGGCAGTCTGCCCAGATAGCAGTGGTTACTGTCGCTCCAGACCAGAAACAGGTGGAAAAAGTTATGCAGAATGTTATAAACTTTGTTGAACTGAATTTTCCTGAGCTACACATAAACATATACAAGGAGATTTTTTAATGAAGAAAAGCCACAAAAGCGAAAAGGTCAATTCTGCAATCAAAAAAGCTCTCAGTGAGATATTTATATACGACCTTCCTATTAAAGACAACATGATTACAGTAGTAAGGGTTGAAACATCACCAGACCTGAGCAAATCTGATGTATACATAACAGCACTGAATGACGCTGAAAAAGTGGCACAGGAACTAAACAGCAAAAGTGGATATATTGGACATCTTCTTGGAAACAGGATAAAGATAAGAAAGATTCCCCAGCTCAAATTTATTCCTATACCGCATACAGTGTGAGGGGACAATGAAAAAAAAGATAATTATCGGTATTATTGTACTTGCCGTTTTTATTTATATCTTTTCATACTTTTCTGTAAAATCTGTACCAAAGATTGCTGTTATTAATATAAACGGTGTTATATCCAGCTATGAACCTGTCATACAGAACATAGAAACAGCACAGATAGACAGCAGTATAAAGGCTGTTGTTATAGCTGTTGACAGTCCCGGAGGAGCAGTCGGAGCAGCACAGGAGATATACTCTGCCATAGAAAAGCTGAGAAAAGAAAAACCTGTAGTAGTTTCTATGGGCAATGTGGCAGCATCAGGAGGATATTACGTAAGCGTTCCAGCCAATGTGATATACGCAAACCCCGGAACAATCACAGGCTCTATAGGAGTGATAATACAACATGTCAGTTTTGCAAAAGTTTTAGAAAAATTAGGAATAAAAGTAGAAAATATAAAAAGTGGTCAAAACAAAGACATTCTATATCCCAACAGGGAGCTCACACCACAGCAGAAAAAACTGTTAGAAGAAACAATAAAAGATGTTTACAACCAGTTTTTAGAAGATATAGTAAAGTATAGAAAGATAGACATCAACACATTAAAGCAGTATGCAGATGGGAGAATATTCACTGGAAGACAGGCGAAAAAACTGAAGCTGATAGACAAGTTAGGAAACATACAGGATGCTGTTGAAGAAGCAAAAAAGTTAGCAGGACTGGAAGGTAAGAAAGTGATGGTAATAAAAATAAGAAAGGAAGAGAGTATTTTGAAAAAGATGCTTCAGTTAAAACTGAGCATCCCAGAAAACCTGTCATTTCCACAGTTTTACTATTTACTTTCTTTCTGATAACAATCATAATAAAAATAGCCGTCAGGTATTATCCTGTTTAGGAACAAAAAAATCTGGAGGTATATCATGCAATCAACTGTTAACTTTACAGTAACAGAAGCAGCAGCAGCTGAAATCAAAAGAATTGCCGATGAGCAGGGAATAGAAAACCCTATACTCAGGGTAAGAGTAGTCCCTGGTGGATGCTCAGGATTCCAGTACGCTATGGGATTTGATGAATCTATTGAAGAGAGTGATAAAGTTGTTGAATTGGACAACGGTGTGAAAATTGCTATTGATGAGTTTTCTGCTCCATACATTGGTGGAGCTGTTTTAGATTATGTTCAGGACTTTATGGGTGGTGGATTTACAATCAAAAATCCAAATGCTGCAAACTCATGTGGATGCGGTAACTCTTTCTCCTGCTAAACTTTGTCTTTACTTTCACATTCATCATACAGGGGGCAGGAAGCACACTGCCCCTTTTTAATCTCTTTTTTGAACTTTTTCACCAGATACAGAAAGGCAGATAATACAGCAACACCTATCACTATGTATTCCATCATTTTCACCTCCAAAAATAATTTATTCCACAGATGGAAAAAAGTTTATATAAAAAATCAGGTAAAATATTTATAAATCTGTGGAGGAAAGAGATGTATCTGTGGATAAAAGCATTTCACATTATCTCTGTTATCTCATGGATGGCAGTCCTGTTTTATCTGCCGAGACTGTTTGTGTATCATGCAGAAAATGGGGACAAAAAGGAGTTTGTATCTGTTGTAAAAGTCATGGAATATAAGCTTCACAAATACATTGGCATACCTGCATTCTGGGGAACGGTTCTATCAGGCATTGGAATGATAGCAATGAATCCAGACATTTTTAAAACAGGAGGATGGATACATCTCAAGCTTACTGCAGCTCTTCTCCTGATAGGATACTACATTCATCTGTCTATCATCAGAAAAAAGTTAGAAAATAACCCATACTACAAATCTGGCAGATTTTTCAGGATGTATAACGAGGTTCCCACAATCCTTATGATAATTATCGTAATAATGGCAGTAGTCAGACCTTTTTAAAGGTGAATGATGCTTGAGAAACTCTTTGTAAGAAAAAAGATAGAAGAATTTCTTCTTGAGGATATCGGACATCAGGATATAACTACAGAAAATCTAACAGTAGAAAAACCTGTATACGCAGAGATTGTATCAAAAGATAATGGAATAATTGCTGGATTGGAAATAGCCATTACAGTTTTTGATATTTTAGATCCATCTGTAGAGATTAAAAAGCTCAAAAAAGATGGAGACACTATCTTTAAAGGAGAAAAAATATGCGAAATATATGGTGATGGCAGGACTGTGCTCAAAGCCGAAAGGGTTATGCTTAACATTATTCAAAAACTGTCAGGAATAGCCACCACAACATCAAGGTATGTGGAAAAAATAAAAGGAACCGGAGTAAAGCTCCTTGACACGAGAAAAACAACGCCAGGACTGAGGGCATTTGAAAAGTATGCTGTCAGAGTAGGAGGAGGTTTTAACCACAGGTTTGCACTGCATGATATGGTAATGATTAAGGATAACCATATAGTTCTTGCAGGAGGTATAAAGGAAGCTGTAAGACAGATAAAGGAAAAAGTCTCACCAATGGTAAAGGTAGAGGTTGAAGTCAGTTCACTGGAAGAGTTCAAGGAAGCTCTGGAAACTGAAGTAGATGTGATAATGCTGGATAATATGAGCATTGATGAAATAAAAGAAGCGGTTAAAATAAACAGAAAAAGAAAGCTGTTGGAAGCTTCAGGAAATATAACCCTTGAAAATATCAGAGAGTATGCTCTGACAGGCATAGATTTTATATCTTCAGGTTCCATTATATATTCAGCAAAATGGCTTGATATCAGTCTAAAATTCAAATAACAGGAGGTAGATTAATGAAAAAGCACTTTAAGATTACTGTTCTTCCAGGAGATGGGATAGGACCAGAGATTATGGAGTCAGCACTTGATGTTCTGAAGGCTATCTCTCAGAAATACAACATAACATTTGAGTTTCAGGAGGGGCTTATCGGAGGAGCTGCCATAGACGAAACAGGAGAACCACTACCAGATGAAACACTAAAAAAAGCAAAAGAAAGCGATGCTGTTTTACTTGCAGCCGTGGGAGGTGAAAAGTGGGACAATCTGCCGACAGACAAAAGACCAGAAAAAGGACTGCTAAAAATAAGAAAAGAGCTTGACCTTTTCGCAAATATCAGGCCTGGGAAAGCATACACAGCACTTTTAGATGCATCTCCCCTGAAAGAAAATCTTATAAAAGGCGTTGACCTCATGGTAATAAGGGAACTGACAGGTGGTATATACTTTGGAGAACCAAGGGGAATTGAGGAAAGAGGCGGTGAAAAGGTAGGGTACAACACGATGATATACTACGAGCATGAGATAGCAAGAATTGCAAAACTCGCATTTGAACTTTCAAGAAACAGGAGAAAGAAGGTTACAAGTGTTGACAAGGCCAACGTTTTAGAAGTGTCAGCTGTATGGAGGGAAGTTGTAAACACAGTTCATGCTGATTATCAGGATGTGGAGCTTGAACATATGTATGTAGATAACGCAGCTATGCAGCTTGTCAGAAGACCAAAAGATTTTGACGTTATAGTAACAGGGAATCTGTTTGGAGACATTCTGTCTGACGAGGCAGGGGCACTGACAGGTTCACTGGGTATGCTTCCGTCTGCTTCCATAGGAGAGAGATACGCCCTTTATGAGCCTGTTCATGGGTCAGCCCCCGATATAGCTGGGCAGGGAATAGCAAACCCTATAGCAATGATACTGTCTGCTGCAATGATGCTTGAGATAACATGCAAATTACCTGAAGCTGCAAGAGATATAGAAAATGCAATAGACAAGGTCTTGGAAGAAGGATACAGAACAGGAGACATCTGGTCTCCGGGAACAAAAAAAGTAGGAACAAAAGAGATGACAGAACAGATTATAAAATATATATTATAATTAATGCTAATTATTATTATTATCCTCATTACATTAATAAATACGGCATACGGCTATGAACCAGTTCAGCCAATCCCAAAAAGTATAGAATACGACAGGGAAAAGGCTGAACTGGGGAAGCTGCTGTTTTTCGATCCTATACTTGCAAAGGACAACAGAACTTCCTGTGCCTACTGTCACGATGTTTATAACAAATGTGGAACAGACCACAGACCAGTATCAAAAGGATTTCACGACAAAAAGGGAAATGTAAATGCCTTAACAGTATTCAATACTATTTTTAATTTCAGACTGTTCTGGAATGGAAGGGCAAAAGACCTTGTGGAACAGATTTACGGTCCCATTCAAAATCCAGTAGAGATGAATATGTCAATTAAAGAGGTTGAAGAGAGACTGAATAACAGTCCATTTTACAGAAAAAAGTTCAGGAAGGTATTTGGAACAGACAGGATAAAATTTGAGCACGTGGCACAGGCTATAGCCGAGTTTGAAAAAGCATTAATCACTCCAGACAGCAAGTTCGATAAGTTTCTTAGAGGAGAAGTAGAACTTTCCAAAGAAGAAATAGAGGGATACAAACTGTTTAAGAAATTAGGATGTATAAGCTGTCACAATGGGGTGAATCTGGGGGGGAATTCTTTTCAAAAAATAGGTGTCGTTCATTCCTACCCATGGCACGAAAATTCTCCAGACAGGTATCAGATAACAAAAAATGAATTTGATAAAAATGTTTTCCGGGTTCCATCTCTTAGGAATATTGACTGTACGTATCCATACTTTCACGATGGTAGAGTAAAAACATTAGAAGATGCTGTACAGATTATGGCCTTCTACAATTTAGGATTCAAACTATCAAAAGATGAAATACAGAAAATAGTGGCATTTTTAAAAACATTAAGGGGTAAGCTTCCAGAAATTCTGAAGGAAAACTGAGTTGAAAAAACTTAACATAGTTATTCTGCTTGCTGTAATGGTAACTATTGGTCTTGTTATCTATAATCAGTTTACACGGGGATTTATTGAAGAGTCTGCACAGACATTAAGTATCATAAAAGATATAGAAAAACAGGAATTTATACTGGAAGGAGAGATTATAAAGAGCAGTTTCTACCTGTATTATAACTATGACCGGTTAGAAAACAGTATAAAGAAGTTAGAAAACGGAATAAAAAAATTAAAAGAATCACACCTGCGTAGCAGGTTTCATAAGAACTCTTACAGACTGCTGCTTCAGTATGAAAAAGAGCTGGAGAGAAAGATAAAAAGCATACATCATTTTGAGACTGTAAACTCACTGATAAAAAATTCACAGATATACATACCTTCACTTACACTTAAGTATATAGAGATTGTAAAAAATCCAGACATTGAGTACTTCCTCGTACTGAACAGGGTTATATCATCACTGTTTATTATAAAAAATGCCCTTGACAGATCCTTCATAACTGAACTTGAGAACGATATAAACTTTCTGAAGAAATACAGATTTAACAATCCAGAACTGGAACATTTCCACAGTATTCTCCTTTCTCATCTTGATGTGTTTACAAAAACATTCCCTGATTATTACAGAACTCTCCAGTATTTACTGGAAGACAAAACAGACATAAATCTTATTAACCAGATAAAAAACTCATTTATTGAAGAAACAGGAAAAGAATCAAGGATTATCACATTCTTTAGCGTTGGAGCAACAGGACTATTCTTATCAGTACTGGGATATCTTGCATTTCTGCTTATAAAATTAGAGATGAATAACAGACTACTGAGACAGCTCAGAAAAAATCTTGAAACAAAAATGGTAACTGACGAACTTACAGGTCTTCCTAACAGAAAGGCTTTCTTTATAAAGGAACTACAGTATGAAAAACCTACATTCATTCTCATCAATATTGATAATTTCAAACATATAAACGACCTTTACGGCTCAGAGTTTGGAGATCAGCTTCTTATAGATTTAGGCAGATTTATAAAGAGTTTTTTTGAAAGAGAAGGTATAGAAGCAGAGATCTTCAGGCTGGGAGCTGATGATTTTGGAATCCTGTACGAAAATCTGAAGAAAAAAACAGTCAGACTCACAGAAAAGC
Proteins encoded in this window:
- a CDS encoding cytochrome-c peroxidase, producing MLIIIIILITLINTAYGYEPVQPIPKSIEYDREKAELGKLLFFDPILAKDNRTSCAYCHDVYNKCGTDHRPVSKGFHDKKGNVNALTVFNTIFNFRLFWNGRAKDLVEQIYGPIQNPVEMNMSIKEVEERLNNSPFYRKKFRKVFGTDRIKFEHVAQAIAEFEKALITPDSKFDKFLRGEVELSKEEIEGYKLFKKLGCISCHNGVNLGGNSFQKIGVVHSYPWHENSPDRYQITKNEFDKNVFRVPSLRNIDCTYPYFHDGRVKTLEDAVQIMAFYNLGFKLSKDEIQKIVAFLKTLRGKLPEILKEN
- the hemJ gene encoding protoporphyrinogen oxidase HemJ; this encodes MYLWIKAFHIISVISWMAVLFYLPRLFVYHAENGDKKEFVSVVKVMEYKLHKYIGIPAFWGTVLSGIGMIAMNPDIFKTGGWIHLKLTAALLLIGYYIHLSIIRKKLENNPYYKSGRFFRMYNEVPTILMIIIVIMAVVRPF
- the sppA gene encoding signal peptide peptidase SppA, with product MKKKIIIGIIVLAVFIYIFSYFSVKSVPKIAVININGVISSYEPVIQNIETAQIDSSIKAVVIAVDSPGGAVGAAQEIYSAIEKLRKEKPVVVSMGNVAASGGYYVSVPANVIYANPGTITGSIGVIIQHVSFAKVLEKLGIKVENIKSGQNKDILYPNRELTPQQKKLLEETIKDVYNQFLEDIVKYRKIDINTLKQYADGRIFTGRQAKKLKLIDKLGNIQDAVEEAKKLAGLEGKKVMVIKIRKEESILKKMLQLKLSIPENLSFPQFYYLLSF
- the rbfA gene encoding 30S ribosome-binding factor RbfA encodes the protein MKKSHKSEKVNSAIKKALSEIFIYDLPIKDNMITVVRVETSPDLSKSDVYITALNDAEKVAQELNSKSGYIGHLLGNRIKIRKIPQLKFIPIPHTV
- the nadC gene encoding carboxylating nicotinate-nucleotide diphosphorylase is translated as MLEKLFVRKKIEEFLLEDIGHQDITTENLTVEKPVYAEIVSKDNGIIAGLEIAITVFDILDPSVEIKKLKKDGDTIFKGEKICEIYGDGRTVLKAERVMLNIIQKLSGIATTTSRYVEKIKGTGVKLLDTRKTTPGLRAFEKYAVRVGGGFNHRFALHDMVMIKDNHIVLAGGIKEAVRQIKEKVSPMVKVEVEVSSLEEFKEALETEVDVIMLDNMSIDEIKEAVKINRKRKLLEASGNITLENIREYALTGIDFISSGSIIYSAKWLDISLKFK
- the leuB gene encoding 3-isopropylmalate dehydrogenase; the encoded protein is MKKHFKITVLPGDGIGPEIMESALDVLKAISQKYNITFEFQEGLIGGAAIDETGEPLPDETLKKAKESDAVLLAAVGGEKWDNLPTDKRPEKGLLKIRKELDLFANIRPGKAYTALLDASPLKENLIKGVDLMVIRELTGGIYFGEPRGIEERGGEKVGYNTMIYYEHEIARIAKLAFELSRNRRKKVTSVDKANVLEVSAVWREVVNTVHADYQDVELEHMYVDNAAMQLVRRPKDFDVIVTGNLFGDILSDEAGALTGSLGMLPSASIGERYALYEPVHGSAPDIAGQGIANPIAMILSAAMMLEITCKLPEAARDIENAIDKVLEEGYRTGDIWSPGTKKVGTKEMTEQIIKYIL
- a CDS encoding sigma-54 interaction domain-containing protein, translated to MPKNVYLLSNQQTLYRRLKEYFPEIKILEEPKSVENIKSGLVFVNIKEFGIVPVPVKKGLFPIAIIDRSLSRTNLAAFIMRVMSKNYFEYVEYPFTKNDIERIKGKVSTKEEDEKKVFYFQKSTASEGIICQYLCSIIGSSPQLKEICKLAGEVAPTDIPVLITGETGTGKELLARGIWKLSKRADKPFVAINCAAIPENLIEAELFGYEKGAFTGAEKSKPGKFEIADGGTIFLDEIGELPIEAQSKLLRVLQEGTFYRLGGSKEIKVDVRIMAATNRDLERMIQEGKFREDLYYRLNFIHIHLPPLRERKEDIPYIVECIVNRYNQKLSKHIVGASNEYMEKLQQMQWEGNIRELENVVVRSMILCRDNILSLTDLSFMQIKKKQTYYTDEEIEKIIHKKTLEAINQGKLPQFQEFLEKSVIKSVLEHTKHNQVKASQLLGINRATLRKKIKKFNI
- a CDS encoding EAL domain-containing protein — protein: MKKLNIVILLAVMVTIGLVIYNQFTRGFIEESAQTLSIIKDIEKQEFILEGEIIKSSFYLYYNYDRLENSIKKLENGIKKLKESHLRSRFHKNSYRLLLQYEKELERKIKSIHHFETVNSLIKNSQIYIPSLTLKYIEIVKNPDIEYFLVLNRVISSLFIIKNALDRSFITELENDINFLKKYRFNNPELEHFHSILLSHLDVFTKTFPDYYRTLQYLLEDKTDINLINQIKNSFIEETGKESRIITFFSVGATGLFLSVLGYLAFLLIKLEMNNRLLRQLRKNLETKMVTDELTGLPNRKAFFIKELQYEKPTFILINIDNFKHINDLYGSEFGDQLLIDLGRFIKSFFEREGIEAEIFRLGADDFGILYENLKKKTVRLTEKLIRTIEDHTFVIKSRDRGKEIDVEISIDVSAGVSYERPLLEKADMVLKYVKKRREKYMIYSPELNLAKAIEDNLRILSIIKYAVNNNRVYLYYQPIFDNRTDTVAKYECLVRISDQSGNVIAPMFFLPIARESKYYSIITKTVIRKAFNKFRNTDVPFSINLSSEDMTDKEIVQYIYKVLEKEPEVAKRVTFEILESESIKNYDEIYMFVKNVKSLGAKIAIDDFGSGYSNYSHIVNLEPDYIKIDGSLIKQLPHDIYVQIIVSTIVDFSRKLGIRTIAEYVHNEDVYAMVKSLGIDYSQGYYLGKPSEKCCIKKKSK
- a CDS encoding DUF503 domain-containing protein translates to MIIGSILFECYIPHSNSLKEKRMVVRSMKEKLKSKFNVSVSEVGNQDLWQSAQIAVVTVAPDQKQVEKVMQNVINFVELNFPELHINIYKEIF
- a CDS encoding HesB/IscA family protein; its protein translation is MQSTVNFTVTEAAAAEIKRIADEQGIENPILRVRVVPGGCSGFQYAMGFDESIEESDKVVELDNGVKIAIDEFSAPYIGGAVLDYVQDFMGGGFTIKNPNAANSCGCGNSFSC